A region from the Vicia villosa cultivar HV-30 ecotype Madison, WI linkage group LG3, Vvil1.0, whole genome shotgun sequence genome encodes:
- the LOC131657069 gene encoding beta-galactosidase-like gives MGSLSCYSILLMSIIMLHSCFAIEVTYDSKALIINGERRLIFSGAIHYPRSTVEMWPDLIQKAKDGGLDAIETYIFWDRHEPVQREYNFSGNLDFVKFFKLIQEAGLYAIMRIGPYACAEWNYGGFPLWLHNIPGIELRTDNQAYKNEMQIFTTKIVNVAKEANLFASQGGPILLAQIENEYGDIMWNYKEAGKAYVKWCAQMALAQNIGVPWIMCQQPDAPQPIINTCNGYYCHKFKPNNPKSPKMFTENWIGWFQKWGERAPHRSAEDSAFSVARFFQTGGVLNNYYMYHGGTNFGRTAGGPYMTTSYDYDAPIDEYGNLNQPKWGHLKQLHEAIKLGENVLTNYISINDTDLGNRVTLTTYANSTGARFCFLSNNDTNKDANVDLQNDGKFFVPAWSVTILNGCNKEIFNTAKVNTQTSIMVKRSGDNSSNGLTWEWKMEPKKDTMHGKGTIKAHQLLEQKELTLDASDYLWYMTSVDINDTSIWRNATLRVNTMGHTLHGYVNRKYIGYQFSQWGNNFTYEKKVSLKNGTNIITLLSATVGLANYGAWFDEIKTGISGGPVQLIGKNNVTMDLSTNLWSYKVGLNGERKRLYDLQPHVGVSWNTNSPHIPIGKPMTWYKAEFKAPFGTNPIVVDFQGLGKGHAWVNGHSIGRYWPSWVTATNGCSDTCDYRGEYKKEKCNTNCGSPSQRWYHVPRSFLNDDMNTLVLFEEIGGNPQSVQFQTVTTGIICANVHEGAQLELSCQSGQVISQIQFASFGNPQGQCGSFKKGSWEATNSQSVVEASCIGKTNCGFIVTKEMFSVPLGVTNSTSRLAVQVTC, from the coding sequence ATGGGTTCTTTATCTTGTTATAGCATTCTCTTAATGAGTATAATTATGTTGCACTCATGTTTTGCCATAGAGGTTACTTATGATTCAAAAGCTCTCATTATCAATGGAGAAAGACGTCTTATTTTTTCAGGTGCAATTCATTACCCAAGAAGCACTGTGGAGATGTGGCCTGACCTTATTCAAAAGGCCAAAGATGGTGGCCTTGATGCCATTGAAACTTATATATTTTGGGATCGTCACGAACCTGTTCAACGTGAATATAATTTCTCAGGAAATTTGGATTTTGTCAAATTTTTCAAGCTTATCCAAGAAGCTGGACTATATGCCATTATGAGGATTGGTCCTTATGCATGTGCGGAATGGAACTACGGAGGGTTCCCGTTGTGGCTTCACAATATTCCTGGGATCGAGCTAAGAACAGATAATCAGGCTTACAAGAACGAAATGCAAATTTTTACCACAAAGATCGTGAATGTGGCAAAAGAAGCAAATTTGTTTGCATCACAAGGAGGTCCCATTCTTCTAGCTCAAATTGAGAACGAATATGGAGATATCATGTGGAATTACAAAGAAGCGGGGAAGGCATATGTTAAATGGTGTGCTCAAATGGCTCTAGCACAAAATATTGGGGTTCCATGGATCATGTGTCAGCAACCTGATGCTCCTCAGCCTATCATCAATACTTGCAATGGATACTATTGTCATAAATTTAAACCCAATAACCCAAAAAGTCCTAAAATGTTCACTGAAAATTGGATTGGTTGGTTCCAAAAATGGGGTGAAAGAGCTCCCCATAGAAGTGCTGAAGATTCAGCTTTCTCAGTTGCACGTTTTTTCCAAACTGGAGGTGTATTAAACAATTACTACATGTACCATGGAGGAACCAACTTTGGCCGCACAGCAGGTGGACCATATATGACAACATCTTATGACTATGATGCACCGATTGATGAGTATGGGAATTTGAATCAACCAAAATGGGGACATCTTAAGCAACTTCATGAAGCAATTAAATTGGGTGAAAATGTTCTTACAAATTATATATCAATAAACGACACGGATCTGGGCAATAGGGTCACACTTACAACATATGCAAATTCCACTGGCGCAAGATTTTGTTTCCTGAGCAATAACGACACTAACAAAGATGCAAATGTTGACTTACAAAATGATGGTAAATTCTTTGTTCCTGCCTGGTCCGTCACTATTCTTAACGGATGCAACAAAGAAATTTTCAATACGGCAAAGGTTAACACTCAAACCTCAATAATGGTGAAAAGGAGTGGTGATAATAGTTCTAATGGACTCACCTGGGAATGGAAAATGGAGCCAAAGAAAGACACTATGCATGGAAAGGGAACTATTAAAGCACACCAGCTTTTGGAGCAGAAGGAACTAACCTTGGATGCAAGTGACTATTTATGGTACATGACTAGTGTTGATATCAATGACACATCAATTTGGAGAAATGCGACTCTCCGTGTGAACACTATGGGCCATACACTTCATGGTTATGTTAATAGGAAGTATATAGGATACCAATTTAGCCAATGGGGAAATAATTTCACTTATGAAAAGAAAGTTTCTTTGAAGAATGGAACAAACATTATAACTTTGCTTAGTGCCACCGTCGGGCTTGCAAACTATGGTGCATGGTTTGACGAGATAAAAACGGGCATATCAGGCGGCCCTGTTCAATTGATTGGAAAAAATAATGTTACTATGGATTTGTCAACCAACCTTTGGTCCTATAAGGTTGGTTTGAATGGTGAGAGGAAACGTTTATATGATTTGCAACCACATGTTGGTGTATCATGGAACACTAATTCACCTCATATTCCTATCGGAAAACCTATGACTTGGTATAAGGCAGAGTTTAAAGCTCCTTTTGGAACAAACCCTATTGTGGTGGACTTCCAAGGCCTAGGTAAAGGACATGCTTGGGTGAATGGACATAGCATTGGTCGTTATTGGCCTTCTTGGGTTACGGCTACAAATGGATGTAGTGACACGTGCGATTATCGTGGAGAATATAAAAAGGAAAAGTGCAACACCAATTGTGGAAGTCCATCACAAAGGTGGTACCATGTACCAAGGTCATTCTTGAATGATGACATGAACACATTGGTTTTATTTGAAGAAATAGGTGGTAATCCTCAAAGTGTTCAGTTCCAAACTGTGACAACAGGAATTATTTGTGCTAATGTACATGAAGGTGCACAACTAGAACTATCATGCCAAAGTGGACAAGTAATTTCACAAATCCAATTTGCTAGCTTTGGAAATCCACAAGGTCAATGTGGTTCTTTTAAGAAAGGCTCGTGGGAAGCTACAAATAGTCAATCTGTTGTGGAAGCTTCATGCATAGGAAAAACTAATTGTGGATTTATAGTCACAAAAGAAATGTTTAGTGTTCCACTTGGCGTAACAAATAGTACATCTAGATTAGCAGTGCAGGTGACATGCTAA
- the LOC131657070 gene encoding beta-galactosidase-like — MGSLSCYSILLMSIIMLHSCFAIEVTYDSKALIINGERRLIFSGAIHYPRSTVEMWPDLIQKAKDGGLDAIETYIFWDRHEPVQREYNFSGNLDFVKFFKLIQEAGLYAIMRIGPYACAEWNYGGFPLWLHNIPGIELRTDNQAYKNEMQIFTTKIVNVAKEANLFASQGGPILLAQIENEYGDIMWNYKEAGKAYVKWCAQMALAQNIGVPWIMCQQPDAPQPIINTCNGYYCHKFKPNNPKSPKMFTENWIGWFQKWGERAPHRSAEDSAFSVARFFQTGGVLNNYYMYHGGTNFGRTAGGPYMTTSYDYDAPIDEYGNLNQPKWGHLKQLHEAIKLGENVLTNYISINDTDLGNGVTLTTYAKSTGARFCFLSNNDTNKDANVDLQNDGKFFVPAWSVTILNGCNKEIFNTAKVNTQTSIMVKRSGDNSSNGLTWEWKMEPKKDTMHGKGTIKAHQLLEQKELTLDASDYLWYMTSVDINDTSIWRNATLRVNTMGHTLHGYVNRKYIGYQFSQWGNNFTYEKKVSLKNGTNIITLLSATVGLANYGAWFDEIKTGISGGPVQLIGKNNVTMDLSTNLWSYKVGLNGERKRLYDLQPHVGVSWNTNSPHIPIGKPMTWYKAEFKAPFGTNPIVVDFQGLGKGHAWVNGHSIGRYWPSWVTATNGCSDTCDYRGEYKKEKCNTNCGSPSQRWYHVPRSFLNDDMNTLVLFEEIGGNPQSVQFQTVTTGIICANVHEGAQLELSCQSGQVISQIQFASFGNPQGQCVSFKKGSWEATNSQSVVEASCIGKTNCGFIVTKEMFSVPLGVTNSTSRLAVQVTC; from the coding sequence ATGGGTTCTTTATCTTGTTATAGCATTCTCTTAATGAGTATAATTATGTTGCACTCATGTTTTGCCATAGAGGTTACTTATGATTCAAAAGCTCTCATTATCAATGGAGAAAGACGTCTTATTTTTTCAGGTGCAATTCATTACCCAAGAAGCACTGTGGAGATGTGGCCTGACCTTATTCAAAAGGCCAAAGATGGTGGCCTTGATGCCATTGAAACTTATATATTTTGGGATCGTCACGAACCTGTTCAACGTGAATATAATTTCTCAGGAAATTTGGATTTTGTCAAATTTTTCAAGCTTATCCAAGAAGCTGGACTATATGCCATTATGAGGATTGGTCCTTATGCATGTGCGGAATGGAACTACGGAGGGTTCCCGTTGTGGCTTCACAATATTCCTGGGATCGAGCTAAGAACAGATAATCAGGCTTACAAGAACGAAATGCAAATTTTTACCACAAAGATCGTGAATGTGGCAAAAGAAGCAAATTTGTTTGCATCACAAGGAGGTCCCATTCTTCTAGCTCAAATTGAGAACGAATATGGAGATATCATGTGGAATTACAAAGAAGCGGGGAAGGCATATGTTAAATGGTGTGCTCAAATGGCTCTAGCACAAAATATTGGGGTTCCATGGATCATGTGTCAGCAACCTGATGCTCCTCAGCCTATCATCAATACTTGCAATGGATACTATTGTCATAAATTTAAACCCAATAACCCAAAAAGTCCTAAAATGTTCACTGAAAATTGGATTGGTTGGTTCCAAAAATGGGGTGAAAGAGCTCCCCATAGAAGTGCTGAAGATTCAGCTTTCTCAGTTGCACGCTTTTTCCAAACTGGAGGTGTATTAAACAATTACTACATGTACCATGGAGGAACCAACTTTGGCCGCACAGCAGGTGGACCATATATGACAACATCTTATGACTATGATGCACCGATTGATGAGTATGGGAATTTGAATCAACCAAAATGGGGACATCTTAAGCAACTTCATGAAGCAATTAAATTGGGTGAAAATGTTCTTACAAATTATATATCAATAAACGACACGGATCTGGGCAATGGGGTCACACTTACAACATATGCAAAATCCACTGGCGCAAGATTTTGTTTCCTGAGCAATAACGACACTAACAAAGATGCAAATGTTGACTTACAAAATGATGGTAAATTCTTTGTTCCTGCCTGGTCCGTCACTATTCTTAACGGATGCAACAAAGAAATTTTCAATACGGCAAAGGTTAACACTCAAACCTCAATAATGGTGAAAAGGAGTGGTGATAATAGTTCTAATGGACTCACCTGGGAATGGAAAATGGAGCCAAAGAAAGACACTATGCATGGAAAGGGAACTATTAAAGCACACCAGCTTTTGGAGCAGAAGGAACTAACCTTGGATGCAAGTGACTATTTATGGTACATGACTAGTGTTGATATCAATGACACATCAATTTGGAGAAATGCGACTCTCCGTGTGAACACTATGGGCCATACACTTCATGGTTATGTTAATAGGAAGTATATAGGATACCAATTTAGCCAATGGGGAAATAATTTCACTTATGAAAAGAAAGTTTCTTTGAAGAATGGAACAAACATTATAACTTTGCTTAGTGCCACCGTCGGGCTTGCAAACTATGGTGCATGGTTTGACGAGATAAAAACGGGCATATCAGGCGGCCCTGTTCAATTGATTGGAAAAAATAATGTTACTATGGATTTGTCAACCAACCTTTGGTCCTATAAGGTTGGTTTGAATGGTGAGAGGAAACGTTTATATGATTTGCAACCACATGTTGGTGTATCATGGAACACTAATTCACCTCATATTCCTATCGGAAAACCTATGACTTGGTATAAGGCAGAGTTTAAAGCTCCTTTTGGAACAAACCCTATTGTGGTGGACTTCCAAGGCCTAGGTAAAGGACATGCTTGGGTGAATGGACATAGCATTGGTCGTTATTGGCCTTCTTGGGTTACGGCTACAAATGGATGTAGTGACACGTGCGATTATCGTGGAGAATATAAAAAGGAAAAGTGCAACACCAATTGTGGAAGTCCATCACAAAGGTGGTACCATGTACCAAGGTCATTCTTGAATGATGACATGAACACATTGGTTTTATTTGAAGAAATAGGTGGTAATCCTCAAAGTGTTCAGTTCCAAACTGTGACAACAGGAATTATTTGTGCTAATGTACATGAAGGTGCACAACTAGAACTATCATGCCAAAGTGGACAAGTAATTTCACAAATCCAATTTGCTAGCTTTGGAAATCCACAAGGTCAATGTGTTTCTTTTAAGAAAGGCTCGTGGGAAGCTACAAATAGTCAATCTGTTGTGGAAGCTTCATGCATAGGAAAAACTAATTGTGGATTTATAGTCACAAAAGAAATGTTTAGTGTTCCACTTGGCGTAACAAATAGTACATCTAGATTAGCAGTGCAGGTGACATGCTAA